A section of the Candidatus Bathyarchaeota archaeon genome encodes:
- a CDS encoding HAD family hydrolase, translated as MHHSRLKAKGIFLDLDGTIVDSTGAYIEAAQIAFRQLEIQPPQDSLLLEIPRRMEQHLTIDDITKGTTKEFLPIYLNAFRSITERKTRLLPNVSSTLAALSQKAKLALITMRFVPNQVVQKELDYFGILPYFSCVVTGLDTAKPKPSPDALIKCREVLNLDICDCLIAGDSVSDMRAGKAAGAKTVGLLSGLYNREELEREQPDLVLSDVSKLPLHVE; from the coding sequence ATGCATCACAGCCGCTTAAAAGCAAAGGGCATATTCCTGGACTTAGACGGCACCATCGTGGATTCCACAGGCGCCTACATAGAAGCAGCCCAGATTGCCTTCCGCCAACTTGAAATTCAGCCGCCGCAAGACAGCTTGCTCCTTGAAATCCCACGCAGAATGGAGCAGCACCTAACGATAGATGACATAACTAAAGGCACCACAAAAGAGTTTCTGCCCATATACCTCAACGCTTTCCGCTCGATAACTGAACGCAAAACACGGCTCCTTCCAAACGTCTCTTCCACCTTAGCGGCACTCTCCCAGAAAGCGAAACTTGCCCTAATAACCATGCGTTTTGTGCCCAATCAGGTGGTTCAAAAGGAGCTTGACTATTTTGGTATACTACCATACTTTTCATGTGTAGTTACAGGGTTGGATACGGCTAAACCGAAACCTTCACCTGATGCTTTGATTAAATGTCGAGAAGTCCTAAACCTTGACATCTGCGACTGCCTCATCGCAGGCGACTCCGTCAGCGACATGCGCGCGGGCAAAGCGGCGGGCGCAAAAACCGTCGGGTTACTCTCGGGCCTCTACAACCGTGAAGAGCTGGAGCGGGAGCAGCCAGATTTGGTGCTTTCTGATGTTTCAAAGCTACCGTTGCATGTTGAATAA
- the pstS gene encoding phosphate ABC transporter substrate-binding protein PstS, whose translation MKSTYIILGIVSIAIIIGSAFAYVYLANPAQPPSTPTPTPAPTAAPTAAPTDSPTASPTAKPTNKPTTNPTSAPTVAPTASPSPSPTPQPATINGAGASFPYPLINAMINSYTATRPWATVNYQSIGSGGGISALAQKTVDFAGSDAPLTTSEANNIPNALHIPETIGAVTVTYNLPGIPTGLKLTGQVIADIYLGTITKWNDSAIQALNPTTNLPNQNIIVVHRAESSGTSFVFTGFLSASSSTWASTVGQAKNPAWPVGVGANNNAGVAGTVEGNAYTIGYVELAYTVENNMKVAAIQNPAGNFVMPTLATTTAAAQSVASAGLPAGNASWTSVNILNAPGANSYPIVSFSYIIVYKELNVIPGMTQAKAVGLVQWLWYMVHDGQNLASGLSYAPLPSNVVSLNEATIQSITFNGQTLPTT comes from the coding sequence ATGAAATCTACATATATTATCCTTGGAATAGTCTCGATAGCAATCATTATCGGTTCAGCATTCGCTTACGTTTACCTAGCAAACCCCGCTCAACCGCCTTCTACACCAACACCAACCCCCGCGCCGACAGCAGCACCTACTGCAGCTCCAACTGATTCACCAACAGCCTCTCCAACCGCAAAACCAACCAACAAACCAACGACCAACCCCACATCGGCCCCTACAGTTGCACCCACAGCCTCACCCAGCCCATCACCAACCCCCCAACCAGCCACAATCAACGGTGCAGGAGCATCTTTCCCCTATCCGCTGATTAATGCCATGATTAACAGTTATACCGCCACCAGACCCTGGGCAACCGTTAACTATCAATCCATCGGCAGCGGCGGCGGCATTTCCGCATTAGCACAAAAAACCGTCGATTTCGCAGGTTCCGACGCCCCGCTCACAACATCTGAAGCAAACAACATACCCAACGCGTTACACATCCCTGAAACCATCGGCGCAGTTACCGTAACCTACAACTTGCCCGGTATACCCACAGGTCTAAAGTTAACTGGCCAAGTCATCGCCGACATCTATCTAGGAACCATAACCAAGTGGAATGACTCTGCCATACAAGCTCTCAACCCAACAACCAACCTTCCAAACCAAAACATCATCGTCGTCCACCGCGCAGAAAGCTCAGGAACCAGCTTCGTATTCACAGGTTTCCTCAGCGCATCAAGCAGCACATGGGCTAGCACCGTTGGACAAGCCAAAAATCCCGCTTGGCCAGTGGGAGTTGGCGCTAACAACAACGCAGGTGTTGCTGGCACAGTCGAAGGAAACGCCTACACAATCGGCTACGTCGAATTAGCCTACACAGTAGAGAACAACATGAAAGTTGCAGCCATACAAAACCCTGCAGGGAACTTTGTCATGCCAACCCTTGCAACCACAACCGCAGCCGCCCAATCAGTTGCCTCCGCTGGCTTACCCGCAGGCAACGCAAGCTGGACAAGCGTAAACATCCTCAACGCTCCAGGTGCAAACTCTTATCCAATCGTTAGTTTCAGCTACATCATAGTCTACAAAGAACTCAACGTCATCCCTGGTATGACTCAAGCCAAAGCAGTTGGTCTCGTGCAATGGTTATGGTACATGGTACACGATGGCCAAAACTTGGCATCCGGCCTATCTTATGCACCTTTGCCCTCAAACGTAGTGTCACTAAACGAAGCAACGATACAGTCGATAACTTTCAACGGACAGACACTGCCAACAACCTAA
- a CDS encoding phosphate uptake regulator PhoU — MTTKEAEKLNEEQRKLQVTGGSTFILSLPKDWATKNELKRGSSMLVREEEDGSLSIAPSSFPKKEKQDEAFIKVGQNDNPDAIMRTAISAYLNGYNILHIRSQGQKVLSSKLRNHLKHFARHYLVGTEIVTDTPTDLTLQVLLNYPELTVQNALSRMAIIASSMHKESIGALKRLDYQSAKAVIETDREVNRFGLYIVRLLKLAVSNQRIVKEIGLGYQKECLGYRLIAKSVERSADHATKIAENTLLLKEPVNEQFLEKLSQLSELANSMFENAMEALFKHDFNLAESVLEKLSHAHKLEKETVLSLPNAKIEDVVNLRLIIESVRRTAEYASDISEVVLNLNVESVLG; from the coding sequence GTGACAACCAAAGAAGCAGAAAAACTAAACGAAGAACAACGCAAACTACAAGTCACAGGCGGATCCACATTCATACTTTCTCTACCCAAAGATTGGGCAACCAAAAACGAACTCAAACGCGGCAGCTCAATGCTTGTCCGCGAAGAAGAAGACGGTTCACTATCCATCGCGCCCTCAAGTTTTCCTAAAAAAGAAAAACAAGACGAAGCCTTCATCAAAGTAGGTCAAAACGACAACCCCGACGCCATAATGCGCACAGCCATCTCCGCATACCTAAACGGCTACAACATACTGCATATCCGCTCGCAAGGACAAAAAGTTCTTTCATCCAAACTGCGCAACCACCTCAAACACTTCGCAAGGCACTACTTGGTAGGCACAGAAATAGTCACCGATACCCCTACAGACTTAACTTTGCAGGTTTTGCTGAATTATCCTGAACTCACAGTCCAAAACGCGTTGAGCCGAATGGCGATTATTGCGTCGTCTATGCATAAAGAATCCATAGGCGCACTCAAAAGACTGGATTACCAAAGTGCTAAGGCAGTCATCGAAACCGACCGCGAAGTTAACCGCTTCGGCCTCTACATCGTGCGGCTACTAAAGTTGGCGGTTTCAAATCAGCGTATTGTCAAAGAAATCGGGTTAGGTTATCAGAAGGAATGTTTGGGGTATAGGTTGATTGCAAAATCGGTCGAGCGATCCGCAGATCACGCGACCAAAATAGCAGAAAACACCCTGCTGCTCAAGGAGCCGGTAAACGAGCAATTCCTTGAAAAACTCAGTCAGCTAAGTGAATTGGCTAATTCTATGTTTGAAAACGCGATGGAAGCTCTCTTCAAACACGATTTTAACTTGGCTGAGAGCGTTCTTGAGAAACTGAGCCACGCACATAAATTGGAGAAAGAGACAGTTCTCAGTCTGCCGAACGCCAAAATCGAGGACGTTGTGAATTTGAGGCTGATAATCGAAAGTGTGAGGCGGACTGCGGAGTATGCAAGTGACATCTCAGAAGTTGTGCTTAACTTGAACGTTGAGTCTGTTTTGGGCTAA
- the pstS gene encoding phosphate ABC transporter substrate-binding protein PstS → MNTKYVIAAIVAIAVILVSIVAYVYLSSPASTEPIILNGSGATFPYPLLNEIITQYVHNVKPNVQINYQAIGSGGGISDLKNKNVDFAGSDAPLTATERADIPNALHIPETIGAVTVAYNLPGVSSGLKLTGQVLADIFEGKINKWNDPAIQNLNSGVTLPSQNIITVHRSDGSGTTFIFTSYLSKVSTSWSNAVGQGKSVSWPGGIGSNGNAGVASTVAGNQYSIGYVELAYALENNMTVAAIANPSGHYIMPTLESTTAAAEAGAATLPAGDASWTNVNLLNMDSAEAYPIVSFTYLLVYKELNVLPNMTQEKATALVQFLWYVVHDGQAFGPDLEYAPLPSNVVQLNEVTIRSITFNGQTLSVT, encoded by the coding sequence ATGAACACTAAATATGTTATAGCTGCAATAGTTGCTATCGCAGTAATTCTCGTATCAATCGTTGCATATGTCTATTTGTCATCCCCCGCCAGTACAGAACCAATAATCCTCAACGGCTCAGGAGCAACATTCCCATACCCGCTCCTCAACGAAATAATAACCCAATACGTTCACAACGTAAAACCAAACGTCCAAATAAACTACCAAGCAATCGGTAGCGGCGGCGGAATCTCCGACCTCAAAAACAAAAACGTTGACTTCGCAGGCTCCGACGCACCCCTCACCGCAACTGAAAGAGCAGACATTCCAAACGCTCTCCACATCCCAGAAACAATAGGCGCAGTCACAGTCGCTTATAACCTCCCTGGCGTATCAAGCGGTCTCAAACTAACCGGACAAGTCCTCGCAGACATATTCGAAGGCAAGATCAACAAATGGAATGACCCTGCAATCCAAAACCTAAACTCCGGCGTCACTCTCCCCTCACAGAACATCATCACTGTCCACCGCTCAGACGGCTCAGGAACCACATTTATCTTCACAAGCTACCTCAGCAAAGTAAGCACCTCATGGAGTAACGCTGTTGGTCAAGGCAAATCAGTATCCTGGCCTGGTGGAATAGGCTCGAATGGCAACGCAGGTGTAGCTTCAACAGTTGCCGGCAATCAATACTCAATCGGCTATGTTGAATTGGCATACGCACTAGAAAACAACATGACTGTAGCAGCCATCGCCAACCCTTCAGGTCACTACATCATGCCAACGCTTGAATCCACAACCGCAGCCGCCGAAGCTGGAGCCGCAACCTTACCCGCAGGCGACGCAAGCTGGACAAACGTGAACCTGTTAAACATGGACAGCGCCGAAGCATACCCCATAGTCAGCTTCACCTACCTGTTGGTCTACAAAGAACTCAACGTACTCCCCAACATGACACAGGAAAAAGCAACAGCTTTAGTACAGTTCCTCTGGTACGTCGTTCACGATGGACAAGCTTTTGGACCTGACCTTGAATACGCGCCCCTACCAAGCAACGTTGTGCAGCTAAACGAAGTAACAATTCGTTCAATAACTTTTAACGGGCAAACATTATCTGTAACTTAG
- the pstC gene encoding phosphate ABC transporter permease subunit PstC: MKLTGDFLFKNLAAVIAASAIVILIITGYVLTVDSAPVIQRFGTDFFFGTAWNPVEGREIFGALPYVLGTLVTSGIALLIGVPLSLGIAIFLVEMAPRSLRVPVSYLVELLAAVPSVIYGLWGLFIFRFWILNYLEIPISTYLGWIPIFSGSPFGLDLFTAGCILAIMIIPTVASISKEVISAVPNSIREGAYSIGATKWEVIRHWVLSYGRSGIFGAVILGLGRAVGETMAVSMVIGNATGPAAMPTSLFQPGQTMASLIANGFLEATGELEVAAYVGVGLILLIMSLLINIGAHIMVTKVLKVKGGAVE; encoded by the coding sequence ATAAAATTAACAGGCGATTTTCTCTTCAAAAACCTAGCCGCAGTCATAGCGGCTTCCGCAATAGTTATCCTAATCATAACTGGCTACGTTTTAACGGTTGATTCTGCACCAGTAATCCAGCGGTTCGGCACAGACTTCTTCTTCGGTACCGCTTGGAACCCAGTTGAAGGCAGAGAAATCTTCGGCGCATTACCCTATGTGCTCGGAACACTCGTCACCTCAGGCATAGCACTACTCATTGGTGTCCCACTTAGTTTGGGCATAGCGATTTTTCTGGTTGAAATGGCCCCCCGATCCCTCAGGGTACCCGTCAGTTATCTAGTTGAACTCTTAGCTGCTGTTCCAAGCGTGATTTATGGTCTTTGGGGGCTTTTCATTTTCAGGTTCTGGATACTAAACTACCTCGAAATCCCAATATCTACTTACTTAGGCTGGATACCCATATTCAGCGGCTCCCCATTCGGATTGGACCTCTTCACCGCAGGCTGCATCCTAGCCATCATGATAATCCCCACGGTTGCTTCCATCTCAAAAGAAGTCATAAGCGCCGTACCCAACAGCATCCGTGAAGGCGCCTACAGCATCGGAGCCACCAAATGGGAAGTCATCCGCCACTGGGTCTTAAGCTACGGCAGATCAGGAATATTCGGCGCCGTAATCCTAGGCTTAGGCCGCGCAGTAGGAGAAACCATGGCCGTATCTATGGTCATAGGCAACGCCACAGGCCCCGCAGCCATGCCCACCTCGCTCTTCCAACCCGGCCAAACCATGGCTTCACTTATCGCTAACGGCTTCTTAGAAGCTACAGGTGAATTGGAGGTCGCTGCATACGTTGGCGTTGGCTTAATTTTGCTAATCATGAGTTTACTCATCAACATCGGCGCGCACATAATGGTTACTAAGGTGTTAAAGGTCAAAGGAGGGGCGGTTGAGTGA
- the pstA gene encoding phosphate ABC transporter permease PstA, producing MISNYAFRKFKNYFFFILCGICVILAVVPLLSILWEVIIRGAPQLSINFLTQTNANGGIGPAIQGTLILIGLTSLIGIPIGILSGIYLAEFGNNRYAVTMRSINDILTEFPSIVVGITAYGVIVIALIGTYSAIAGAIALSFILIPIVARTTEESLKLVPNSVREASLALGAHKWRTTLSVVLPSAKSGLITGTLLAVARIAGETAPLIMTILGNRYFFQGLDQPMAALPLEIWRDSLQPYASAQAQGWGAALILILMVLSLNIAVRVASRGRMKK from the coding sequence GTGATATCTAACTACGCTTTCCGCAAATTCAAAAACTACTTCTTCTTTATCCTCTGCGGCATCTGTGTCATCCTAGCGGTGGTTCCCCTGCTAAGCATACTCTGGGAAGTAATCATCAGAGGCGCCCCCCAACTCAGCATCAACTTTTTGACCCAAACCAACGCAAACGGCGGCATCGGACCCGCCATACAAGGGACGCTCATACTCATAGGTTTAACCAGCCTCATAGGCATCCCCATCGGTATACTCTCAGGCATCTACCTCGCTGAATTCGGCAACAACCGCTATGCCGTCACCATGCGCAGCATAAACGACATCTTAACAGAATTTCCCTCCATCGTAGTAGGCATAACCGCTTACGGAGTAATCGTCATCGCGTTGATAGGTACCTATTCAGCGATTGCAGGCGCCATAGCCCTCTCATTCATCCTAATCCCCATCGTTGCCCGAACAACCGAGGAATCACTTAAACTCGTGCCAAACAGCGTCCGCGAAGCGTCTTTGGCTCTTGGCGCGCATAAATGGCGAACGACTCTGAGCGTAGTTTTGCCTTCAGCAAAAAGCGGCTTAATCACAGGCACCCTTCTAGCCGTTGCCCGCATCGCAGGAGAAACCGCCCCGCTGATCATGACGATTCTTGGTAACCGATACTTCTTCCAAGGTTTAGATCAACCTATGGCTGCGTTGCCGCTTGAGATTTGGCGAGATTCGCTTCAGCCTTACGCCAGCGCGCAGGCTCAGGGTTGGGGCGCCGCGTTGATTCTAATTCTCATGGTTTTATCCTTGAACATTGCAGTTAGAGTAGCAAGTAGAGGGAGAATGAAAAAATGA
- the pstB gene encoding phosphate ABC transporter ATP-binding protein PstB — protein MTTPQKETSDLKMQSIGLNAWFGQKQALKDINIDIKANTVTAIIGPSGCGKSTFIRCLNRMHELIPNAKMTGQILLDGENIFDKNVDPVMVRRRVGMVFQKPNPFPTMSIYDNVAAGLKLTGAKKGKNLDAIVKRSLEQATLWDEVKDDLKKPGTSISGGQQQRLCIARAIALQPEVILMDEPCSALDPIATAKIERLVVELKRDYTVVIVTHNMQQASRVSDYTAFMYLGSLIEFGPTKEIFESPKNPLTEKYITGEFG, from the coding sequence ATGACCACACCCCAGAAAGAGACGTCAGACTTGAAGATGCAGAGCATCGGCTTGAACGCCTGGTTCGGCCAAAAACAAGCCCTAAAAGACATAAACATAGACATCAAAGCAAACACTGTAACCGCTATCATCGGGCCATCAGGATGCGGCAAATCCACTTTTATCCGATGCCTAAACCGTATGCATGAACTCATCCCAAACGCCAAAATGACAGGCCAAATTCTGCTCGACGGCGAAAACATATTCGACAAAAACGTAGACCCAGTCATGGTTCGCCGAAGAGTCGGAATGGTCTTCCAAAAACCAAACCCCTTTCCCACCATGTCCATCTACGACAACGTCGCTGCAGGCTTAAAATTAACAGGCGCAAAAAAAGGCAAAAACCTCGACGCCATCGTTAAACGCAGCCTAGAGCAGGCCACTCTCTGGGATGAAGTTAAGGACGACCTGAAAAAGCCTGGCACAAGTATCTCTGGTGGTCAGCAGCAGCGTCTATGCATCGCCCGCGCTATCGCCTTGCAACCTGAGGTTATCTTGATGGATGAGCCTTGCTCTGCGTTGGACCCCATTGCGACGGCGAAGATAGAGCGGCTAGTAGTGGAGTTGAAGCGTGATTACACGGTGGTTATTGTGACGCATAACATGCAGCAGGCGTCTCGTGTCTCAGATTACACTGCGTTTATGTATTTGGGTAGCTTAATCGAGTTTGGGCCAACTAAGGAAATCTTTGAGTCCCCCAAGAATCCGCTAACAGAGAAATATATAACTGGAGAATTCGGATAA
- a CDS encoding Ppx/GppA family phosphatase: MEATVKPAEHIVGFIDIGTNAVRLLVVRINPNFSYTTISQEKEVVRLGENEFTDGILRPEAMERAIFVCKKFADLAKTYGATKIIAVGTSAIREAENQAEFLIELNTRTGLQVKVISGQEEARLVYLGISNGEDIGDKKTIFLDLGGGSTEITIGNQHEFFYANSLPLGAIRLTTKFIGEGWTGPIETDTYKQIKNYACNKINAVKAKVLEYGVRSAWGASGTMINLAEVSSKLFKKSTNGHLILSRKNLKKLAPVLCSMPLEERKKLPAINPERADIIIAGAAIIEAVMEQFGLEEIHVSHRELRDGLLVQYMSNFKEFRELQKTPMRNRSVLNVGRSCNFDEKHAETVAALALELFDSAKQIGLHSMGEKERELLKYAANLHDVGDFLSFNDHHLHSHYIISNAGLPGFDRQEVQIMANIARFHRKKLPTRKALKSEDLDEKSKDAVAALSTFLRFAEKLDRSHCGLVKKAEFVKVHKDQVLLRFYSDSDCSLEEWSIIQNKQAFYEAFEKELDAQCIITPNV, from the coding sequence ATGGAAGCAACCGTGAAACCCGCTGAGCACATCGTAGGATTCATCGACATCGGCACAAACGCCGTACGTCTTTTAGTAGTACGAATCAACCCAAACTTCTCCTACACAACCATCAGCCAAGAAAAAGAAGTTGTACGACTCGGCGAAAACGAATTCACAGACGGCATCCTTCGCCCAGAAGCCATGGAACGCGCCATCTTTGTCTGCAAAAAATTTGCCGACCTCGCCAAAACCTACGGCGCAACAAAAATAATAGCCGTCGGAACCTCAGCTATCCGCGAGGCAGAAAACCAAGCAGAATTCCTCATTGAACTCAACACTAGAACAGGTTTGCAGGTTAAAGTTATTTCTGGGCAAGAAGAGGCGCGGTTGGTTTATTTGGGTATATCAAACGGAGAAGACATCGGGGACAAAAAAACGATTTTTCTCGATTTAGGTGGCGGCAGCACAGAAATAACCATCGGAAATCAACACGAATTTTTCTACGCAAACAGCCTGCCTCTGGGCGCGATTAGGTTAACAACCAAATTTATCGGCGAAGGCTGGACAGGACCAATAGAAACAGACACCTATAAACAAATAAAAAACTACGCCTGCAACAAAATCAACGCGGTTAAAGCCAAAGTCTTGGAGTACGGCGTCAGGTCCGCTTGGGGCGCATCGGGAACCATGATTAACTTGGCAGAGGTGTCCAGTAAGCTTTTCAAGAAAAGCACAAACGGCCACTTAATTTTATCTCGTAAAAACCTCAAAAAACTGGCACCTGTCCTCTGTTCGATGCCCCTTGAAGAACGCAAAAAACTCCCCGCCATAAACCCTGAACGCGCAGACATTATAATAGCAGGAGCAGCCATAATCGAGGCAGTCATGGAGCAATTCGGGTTAGAAGAAATCCATGTTAGTCACAGAGAACTCCGCGACGGCTTACTAGTGCAGTACATGTCAAACTTTAAGGAGTTCCGCGAGTTGCAAAAAACACCTATGCGGAACCGCAGCGTTTTGAACGTAGGCAGGTCATGTAACTTTGATGAAAAACACGCCGAAACCGTCGCTGCCTTAGCTTTAGAATTGTTTGACAGCGCCAAACAAATAGGATTGCATAGTATGGGTGAAAAAGAAAGAGAACTCCTAAAATACGCCGCAAACCTCCATGACGTAGGCGATTTTCTCTCCTTCAACGACCACCATCTCCATTCACACTACATTATAAGCAACGCCGGCCTGCCAGGGTTTGACAGACAAGAAGTCCAAATTATGGCAAACATTGCCCGGTTTCACAGAAAAAAGCTCCCTACTAGAAAAGCATTGAAATCTGAGGATTTAGATGAGAAGAGCAAGGATGCGGTTGCGGCGCTTTCGACGTTTTTGAGGTTTGCTGAAAAACTTGACCGCAGCCATTGTGGTCTAGTGAAGAAAGCGGAGTTTGTTAAAGTACACAAAGATCAGGTTCTGCTGAGGTTCTACTCAGATTCCGATTGCAGCTTAGAAGAGTGGAGCATTATCCAAAACAAACAGGCCTTCTACGAAGCCTTCGAAAAAGAACTCGATGCCCAGTGCATAATCACACCTAACGTGTAA
- a CDS encoding YfcE family phosphodiesterase, translating to MNTQNTSPTCSLQGSFCRFGGQTILRILEGFEDLIDGVAENVDVECVHKTRVTSRRLRAALPIFEDCFPKKKFKTWSREIKNVTRLLSEARDLDVQIAFIEQYLKKLGSAQEQNALNVLLRAHKNCRKNIQASVISGIEELKASNTVSEIREYCRKLIDEETEQVFDSGVLLQRAHWHISLRLDDFLSMEKYVKLEKEKLHHHQMRIYAKKLRYTMEIFSPLYNGKLGQEISTIKAFQDVLGEIHDHDVWLEYLPSFKDKIKKNKNRNLTGINQALRNFATYVKNGRKKYYREFVGLWDNKNSEGFFAQLRKTTNAEFTTIAKKNVQHSLMNPHVKIAVLSDIHANLQALEKVLADAQKRGVEVFVNAGDSIGFGACPNEVVELLCSKNVLSIVGNYDLEVLSGQSDAKGEKRLALKFAQEELSQSCGFFLSSLPRELRLEVAGKKILVTHGSPESIDEHIRSDTPMQRLNYFANIAKADVVIVGHSHEQFIREANGVWFVNPGSVGRPNDKNPQAGYALFSFDPFKVDLIRLDYDVAGASEALRKKGLPESFAQMLLRGVSLDKIIEEDSTKRKMMTENCQETLQSSEEISKRYWPDTDHYRQVANMALALFDGLAALHKLGKRERCWLEHAAVLHDIGLSKGAKHHKQSAQLILNDTQLPFPSQDRRIIASIARYHRKALPKPKHYNLAALDRKVVQKISVLAGLLRVADSLDYTHQSSVKALGIKVGAKKVTVEYVSNTQLTLEETAFNKKKDLFEKVFNRKMVLLWKQP from the coding sequence ATGAATACGCAGAATACATCCCCGACATGTAGCTTGCAGGGAAGTTTCTGTAGATTCGGCGGTCAGACAATTCTTAGGATACTTGAGGGGTTCGAAGATTTAATCGACGGGGTCGCCGAGAACGTTGATGTTGAATGTGTTCATAAAACTCGGGTGACTTCTCGACGTCTCAGAGCAGCATTGCCCATTTTTGAGGATTGTTTTCCCAAGAAGAAATTTAAAACGTGGTCAAGAGAGATCAAAAATGTCACGCGTTTGTTGTCTGAAGCAAGGGACCTCGATGTACAAATAGCGTTTATTGAACAATACCTCAAGAAACTAGGTTCCGCCCAAGAGCAAAACGCCTTAAACGTTCTTCTAAGAGCACATAAAAACTGCAGAAAAAATATCCAAGCCTCAGTTATATCAGGCATAGAAGAACTAAAAGCGTCTAATACCGTAAGCGAAATTCGGGAATATTGCAGAAAACTAATCGATGAAGAGACAGAGCAAGTTTTTGATTCTGGAGTTTTACTTCAAAGAGCACATTGGCACATATCTTTGAGACTAGACGATTTTCTTTCAATGGAAAAATACGTTAAACTTGAAAAAGAAAAACTGCATCATCACCAGATGAGAATTTACGCCAAAAAACTGCGCTACACTATGGAGATTTTTTCGCCGCTATACAATGGAAAACTCGGTCAAGAAATTTCGACAATAAAAGCTTTTCAAGATGTTCTGGGGGAAATCCATGACCATGATGTATGGCTTGAATACCTCCCCTCTTTCAAAGATAAAATCAAGAAAAACAAAAATAGAAATCTAACAGGCATCAATCAAGCGCTCAGGAACTTTGCAACTTACGTTAAAAATGGGAGAAAAAAGTATTATCGAGAATTTGTAGGCCTCTGGGATAACAAAAACAGCGAAGGCTTCTTTGCTCAACTTAGAAAGACCACAAACGCCGAATTCACCACTATAGCCAAGAAAAACGTACAACATAGCCTCATGAACCCACATGTAAAAATCGCTGTTTTATCCGACATACATGCAAACCTTCAGGCTTTAGAAAAGGTTTTGGCGGATGCTCAGAAGCGGGGTGTAGAAGTTTTTGTCAATGCGGGCGACTCAATTGGGTTTGGCGCTTGCCCCAACGAAGTCGTAGAATTGCTTTGCAGCAAGAATGTGTTGAGTATTGTGGGTAATTATGATTTAGAGGTTTTAAGTGGGCAAAGCGACGCCAAAGGCGAAAAAAGGCTTGCGTTAAAATTTGCCCAAGAAGAGCTGTCGCAGTCTTGTGGATTTTTTTTGAGTTCACTGCCAAGAGAACTTAGACTTGAAGTGGCAGGAAAAAAGATTTTGGTTACGCATGGAAGCCCAGAATCAATTGATGAGCACATTCGAAGTGATACCCCGATGCAGCGTCTAAATTACTTTGCAAACATTGCTAAAGCTGACGTCGTGATCGTGGGACATTCACATGAGCAGTTTATTAGGGAAGCAAACGGCGTGTGGTTTGTGAACCCAGGCAGCGTTGGAAGACCAAACGACAAAAACCCTCAAGCAGGTTATGCGCTGTTCAGTTTTGATCCCTTCAAAGTTGATTTGATTAGGCTTGATTATGATGTTGCGGGGGCTTCTGAGGCTCTAAGGAAGAAGGGATTGCCTGAAAGCTTCGCACAGATGCTACTTCGCGGCGTCTCCCTTGACAAAATCATCGAAGAAGACTCGACGAAAAGAAAAATGATGACTGAAAACTGCCAAGAAACGTTACAATCCTCCGAAGAAATATCAAAGAGGTACTGGCCAGATACAGACCATTACCGGCAAGTAGCGAACATGGCTTTAGCCTTGTTTGATGGATTGGCAGCACTGCATAAATTGGGAAAGAGGGAACGTTGCTGGCTTGAACACGCAGCCGTGTTACATGACATCGGCTTGTCAAAAGGGGCAAAACACCACAAACAATCCGCCCAACTGATCTTAAACGATACGCAGTTGCCTTTTCCTTCGCAGGATAGACGGATAATCGCAAGCATAGCCAGATATCACCGCAAAGCCTTACCCAAACCGAAACACTACAACCTTGCAGCCCTTGACCGCAAAGTAGTTCAGAAAATCAGTGTATTAGCAGGTCTGCTTCGGGTGGCAGACAGCCTAGATTATACGCATCAATCCAGCGTAAAAGCTCTAGGAATAAAAGTAGGCGCAAAAAAGGTAACAGTTGAATATGTCTCTAACACACAGTTGACGCTAGAAGAGACAGCGTTTAACAAGAAGAAGGATCTATTTGAAAAAGTCTTTAATAGAAAAATGGTGCTCCTATGGAAGCAACCGTGA